One window from the genome of Myxococcales bacterium encodes:
- a CDS encoding TIGR04551 family protein, translated as MLRDFQDPPPMFTPTKFVSRVAFVAALAIAPSVMAQPQGSFPTTPSPTEGEDKPKGVAEAAPKGASLLPTTQVLPPLRERGKKFRLVEIDGYLRLRMEWLKNYHMGFNDQGDEGGAPFPRPLSCQPLNDGDTVARPCKGSFNSSNMRLRLEPTFHVSESATIHTQIDLLDNQVLGATPFRDGQVVGGLVDSTGTSSDSIVVKRAWASVYTPLALLEFGRMPNHWGLGMLHNSGGADPIHQTYNYNGDFGDTIDRIALSNTIPGTNLRGMVAMDWPFSGLSTDDLTTGQAATGYGQGWDLDDSNDSKQWTIAVSRLDPDREFREDVASGQLAYNYGIHFSFRKQSWDDVIGGTDEPNGSTLVPRSASALIPDLWLRLGKGNMSLELEGAATLGSIDNLSDQAVSNSADLVQLGAVARFGAHWMNERLKFGFETGYASGDSADSDVPGNVHISTKSRIPSQGDTKYSLFAFDRDYHVDMIYFRQIAGAVHNAVYLRPSLSFDFAKAFRISATNITSFAARPVATPGNEAPLGTEFDVAFSFEGEALSLGIGYGLFIPFAGLDHLTSDINNEGFGFSSINLGDASNAQTFQFNATLKF; from the coding sequence ATGTTACGCGACTTTCAGGACCCACCACCGATGTTTACACCGACCAAGTTTGTCTCGCGCGTCGCGTTTGTCGCTGCCCTTGCAATTGCCCCATCCGTGATGGCGCAACCGCAAGGCTCGTTTCCCACCACGCCGTCGCCCACCGAGGGCGAGGACAAGCCCAAAGGTGTCGCGGAAGCCGCCCCGAAAGGCGCGAGCCTGCTGCCCACCACGCAAGTCCTGCCGCCACTTCGCGAGCGCGGCAAAAAGTTTCGCTTAGTTGAGATCGACGGCTACCTACGCCTGCGCATGGAGTGGCTGAAGAACTACCACATGGGCTTTAACGATCAGGGCGACGAAGGCGGCGCGCCGTTTCCGCGCCCCCTTTCCTGTCAACCGCTCAACGATGGCGACACGGTTGCGCGGCCTTGTAAGGGGAGCTTTAATTCGTCGAACATGCGGCTGCGGCTCGAGCCGACCTTTCACGTCTCAGAATCCGCCACGATCCACACCCAAATCGACCTCCTCGACAATCAAGTCCTCGGCGCCACGCCATTTCGCGATGGCCAAGTCGTGGGCGGGCTCGTGGATTCGACCGGCACCTCATCGGATTCGATTGTCGTTAAGCGCGCCTGGGCGTCGGTCTATACGCCGCTCGCTTTGCTCGAATTTGGCCGCATGCCCAATCATTGGGGCCTCGGCATGCTGCATAACAGCGGCGGCGCCGACCCGATTCACCAAACCTATAATTACAACGGCGACTTTGGCGACACGATCGATCGCATCGCGCTTTCGAACACAATTCCAGGTACCAATCTTCGCGGCATGGTGGCCATGGACTGGCCCTTTAGCGGCCTCTCCACCGACGACCTCACCACCGGCCAAGCTGCCACCGGCTACGGCCAGGGCTGGGACCTCGATGATTCCAACGACTCCAAGCAATGGACCATCGCGGTGTCGCGCCTCGATCCGGATCGCGAATTTCGCGAAGACGTCGCCAGCGGCCAATTGGCTTACAACTACGGCATCCATTTTTCCTTCCGCAAGCAGTCGTGGGATGACGTGATCGGCGGCACCGACGAACCCAACGGCTCGACCCTGGTACCCCGCAGCGCCTCGGCACTTATTCCCGACCTGTGGCTGCGACTGGGCAAGGGCAACATGTCGCTTGAGCTCGAGGGCGCGGCTACGCTCGGCTCGATCGACAACCTGTCGGACCAAGCGGTGTCAAACTCGGCCGACCTAGTTCAGCTCGGCGCGGTTGCGCGCTTTGGCGCGCACTGGATGAACGAGCGCCTCAAGTTTGGTTTTGAAACCGGCTACGCCAGCGGCGACAGCGCCGACAGCGACGTGCCCGGCAATGTGCACATCAGCACCAAGTCAAGAATCCCAAGTCAGGGCGACACAAAGTACTCGCTGTTCGCGTTTGACCGCGATTACCACGTCGACATGATCTACTTCCGGCAAATTGCCGGCGCGGTGCACAACGCGGTGTACCTCCGACCTTCACTCTCGTTTGATTTCGCCAAGGCATTTCGTATCAGCGCCACCAACATCACCAGCTTTGCCGCGCGCCCAGTCGCGACGCCCGGCAATGAGGCCCCCTTAGGCACCGAGTTCGACGTCGCGTTTAGCTTCGAGGGCGAGGCGCTTTCGCTCGGCATCGGCTACGGCCTCTTCATTCCATTTGCCGGCCTCGATCACCTCACCAGCGACATCAACAACGAGGGCTTTGGCTTTTCCTCCATTAACCTCGGCGACGCCTCCAACGCGCAAACCTTCCAGTTCAACGCCACGCTCAAGTTTTAA
- the nagZ gene encoding beta-N-acetylhexosaminidase, whose translation MDPQLRRDIGELQWIGFEGTEVTASLRRRLAKDALGCVVLFRRNLPLAAGHALPATVATPVDALALRALCLELKAAAGASQLWIAIDQEGGVVQRVRAPATVWPPMLAFERVAKLRGEAVACDLAEQVGRALGDELAAVEVDVDFAPVLDIHTNDANPIIGNRAFGRTAATVAARALAFASGLAGAGIIACGKHFPGHGDTHTDSHLALPRIAHAWDRLRHVELAPFRQAAAAGLPMLMTAHVVFEALAPGVPATLAPEVVQGLLREQLGYQGIIVSDDLDMKAIADSLDVGEAAVRAIMAGCDALLLCRDQAHQATVHQALLQEAARNEAFAARVQESAARIRDVKATQARHWALAARPSLAVLGADSHQALASALNAAMASDSP comes from the coding sequence ATGGATCCCCAGCTGCGGCGAGATATTGGCGAACTGCAGTGGATAGGCTTTGAGGGCACCGAGGTCACGGCCTCGTTGCGTCGCCGCCTCGCCAAGGATGCGCTTGGATGCGTCGTGCTATTTCGTCGCAACTTGCCCCTGGCGGCCGGCCACGCGCTGCCCGCGACGGTGGCGACGCCCGTCGACGCTTTGGCCTTGCGCGCCCTGTGCCTAGAGCTCAAGGCTGCGGCGGGGGCAAGCCAACTCTGGATAGCCATCGACCAAGAGGGTGGCGTCGTGCAGCGCGTGCGCGCGCCGGCGACGGTATGGCCACCCATGCTGGCCTTCGAGCGCGTCGCGAAGCTGCGCGGCGAGGCCGTGGCGTGTGACTTGGCGGAGCAAGTCGGCCGCGCGCTAGGTGATGAGTTGGCCGCGGTAGAGGTTGATGTCGATTTCGCGCCGGTGCTCGACATCCATACCAATGACGCCAATCCGATCATCGGCAATCGCGCGTTTGGTCGCACCGCGGCAACGGTGGCGGCGCGGGCGCTGGCGTTTGCAAGCGGCTTGGCGGGCGCGGGCATTATCGCATGCGGCAAACATTTTCCTGGTCACGGCGACACCCACACCGACAGCCATCTCGCGCTACCGCGGATTGCGCACGCCTGGGATCGTTTGCGGCACGTCGAGTTAGCGCCGTTTCGGCAGGCTGCCGCCGCCGGGCTGCCGATGCTTATGACGGCGCACGTCGTGTTTGAGGCGCTGGCGCCCGGCGTGCCCGCAACGCTCGCGCCTGAGGTTGTGCAGGGGCTGCTCCGCGAGCAGCTCGGCTATCAAGGCATCATCGTCTCAGATGATCTCGACATGAAGGCCATCGCGGATTCGCTCGACGTCGGCGAGGCGGCGGTCCGGGCGATCATGGCCGGCTGCGACGCGCTGCTCTTGTGTCGCGATCAAGCGCATCAGGCTACGGTGCACCAGGCGTTGTTGCAAGAGGCCGCGCGCAACGAGGCATTTGCGGCGCGCGTGCAGGAGAGCGCGGCACGCATTCGTGACGTCAAGGCGACGCAGGCGCGGCATTGGGCGCTCGCGGCACGGCCGTCGCTCGCGGTGCTCGGGGCAGACAGCCATCAAGCGTTGGCGTCGGCGCTCAACGCGGCGATGGCGTCGGACAGCCCGTAA
- a CDS encoding BatA domain-containing protein, whose product MGLESPGLIWALGACLLPLLIHIVGRQKAAVVPFAAIEFLLTSDLLTAQRFVLKETWLMWIRTLLIAAVAGAMAQPYVSCASSRPLVARGEQAAVLIIDDSVASSYRLENGDLLARSKRQAREIIGDLGVDAELAIITTSDPTARHELTRNHLLLQQRLDAVTSTYRGSDLPAALQTAQSLLRASRHPHKSVIVLSPFAVPVETPAEQSLVVLDARPAGALPNVAITSLGRDAALADGEPGADAAMSVTATIANFGDRPLVGRSVRLYINNQVSARATIELPARGVVEKRFSINLPPGVASAEIEARLDDDAFMADNRRFMFAHRDEDVRALIINGAPHLSRYQDEAFFVQTAMQAAFRSQTPSVAGIEALEPRRIGAYDVIVLANVAALAPPLVEMLHAWVAGGGGLLITTGDQVDALAYNRTMAPLMPGQIGDIADAAWHSEPGAGTPALIQLAALDVTHPSFAKFVASDRALLQTSIRRRALLGSLTPGARVLASSSDGAPVLLEHAVGKGKIVCLLTTIDRDWSDFALQPGFAPWVEAIARHLARKVATSSDRSLRVGEAIVLPADESLRVAAPSGALTAVTSASSTTSRFAGTEVPGVYHVMQGVRDKPQPRHDLGFAVNIDPSASDLTHAPTSRSAVHAGSLPTQATHRLALAPWLLALAVLLLVLEGLWMWR is encoded by the coding sequence ATGGGCTTAGAGTCACCCGGCCTGATTTGGGCGCTCGGCGCGTGCCTGCTGCCGTTGCTCATCCATATTGTCGGGCGGCAGAAGGCGGCGGTCGTGCCGTTTGCGGCCATTGAGTTCTTGCTGACGAGCGATCTGCTAACCGCGCAGCGCTTCGTGCTCAAGGAGACGTGGCTGATGTGGATCAGGACGCTCCTGATCGCGGCGGTTGCCGGGGCGATGGCGCAACCTTATGTCTCGTGCGCCTCTAGCCGCCCGCTGGTTGCGCGCGGCGAGCAGGCCGCGGTGCTCATCATTGACGACTCGGTGGCATCGAGCTATCGCCTCGAAAACGGCGACCTCCTCGCCCGCAGCAAGCGGCAGGCGCGAGAGATCATCGGCGATTTGGGCGTTGACGCGGAGCTCGCGATCATCACGACCAGCGACCCGACCGCACGCCACGAGCTAACGCGCAATCACCTCTTGCTGCAACAACGGCTAGACGCCGTGACCTCGACGTATCGCGGCAGCGACCTACCCGCGGCGCTGCAAACCGCGCAGAGCCTGCTGAGAGCGTCGCGCCATCCGCATAAATCGGTCATCGTGCTCTCACCCTTTGCGGTGCCGGTGGAGACGCCCGCAGAGCAGTCGCTGGTCGTGCTCGACGCAAGACCCGCCGGCGCGCTGCCTAATGTCGCGATCACCTCGCTAGGGCGCGACGCGGCGCTCGCCGACGGCGAACCCGGCGCCGACGCCGCCATGTCCGTTACGGCGACGATCGCCAACTTTGGCGATCGTCCGCTCGTCGGGCGCAGCGTCCGCCTTTATATTAACAATCAAGTCAGCGCGCGCGCCACCATCGAGCTCCCGGCCCGAGGGGTCGTCGAGAAGCGGTTCTCCATTAACCTGCCTCCCGGCGTCGCGAGCGCCGAGATCGAGGCACGCCTCGATGACGACGCGTTCATGGCGGACAATCGCCGCTTCATGTTTGCCCATCGCGATGAAGACGTACGGGCCCTCATCATCAATGGCGCGCCGCATCTCTCGCGCTATCAAGACGAGGCTTTTTTCGTGCAGACCGCGATGCAGGCGGCATTTCGCTCGCAAACTCCTAGCGTCGCGGGCATCGAAGCCCTCGAACCTCGTCGGATAGGCGCCTACGACGTGATCGTCCTCGCCAATGTCGCGGCGCTCGCCCCACCACTGGTCGAGATGCTCCACGCCTGGGTCGCCGGCGGCGGTGGCCTCCTCATTACCACGGGCGACCAAGTCGACGCGCTGGCGTACAATCGCACCATGGCGCCGCTCATGCCCGGCCAGATCGGCGACATCGCCGACGCCGCATGGCACAGCGAACCCGGCGCGGGCACACCGGCGCTGATTCAGCTCGCCGCACTCGACGTGACGCACCCGTCGTTTGCGAAATTTGTCGCGAGCGATCGCGCGCTGCTCCAGACGTCGATCAGGCGCCGCGCCTTACTTGGCTCGCTAACGCCCGGCGCGCGCGTGCTGGCCTCTAGTTCAGACGGGGCGCCGGTGCTGCTTGAACACGCCGTTGGCAAGGGCAAGATCGTGTGCCTGCTCACCACCATCGATCGAGACTGGAGCGATTTCGCCTTGCAACCCGGCTTTGCGCCGTGGGTCGAGGCCATCGCGCGGCATCTCGCGCGCAAGGTCGCGACCTCGTCGGATCGGAGCCTGCGCGTCGGCGAGGCGATCGTGCTGCCCGCCGATGAATCGCTGCGCGTCGCGGCGCCCTCGGGCGCGTTGACCGCGGTGACTTCTGCCTCGAGCACGACGTCGCGGTTCGCAGGCACCGAGGTGCCGGGCGTCTATCACGTAATGCAAGGCGTCCGCGACAAGCCGCAGCCACGTCACGACCTTGGCTTTGCGGTCAACATCGATCCGAGCGCCTCTGATCTTACGCATGCGCCAACGAGCCGCAGCGCGGTGCACGCCGGATCGTTACCGACGCAGGCCACGCATCGGCTCGCGCTAGCGCCTTGGTTGCTCGCCTTGGCCGTGTTGTTGCTCGTGCTGGAAGGCCTGTGGATGTGGCGCTAA
- a CDS encoding DUF58 domain-containing protein gives MPALLPSASTNLLRHVAPDTLTRLADLHARFGTSLAAGTNAQIGSHTSARRGHSVEFHEHRDYTHGDDVRHVDWRGSARRDRLIVKRFDHEGQVTRALLVDASASMHIGGEAPSKLQFACTCLSVVGHVLAQGGDPLRVAALAERALGTAVLSNQLPLREALAGLADIASLAGKGTRGLAADLEHIGTQLAHHPSEIIIASDFFDRSDSLRMLRALALRGHAVTVFMVLAPSEQTLPFRGITTFVSPESGQRMMTNPADIRLRYVAAIKQHVATWQAQCHEAGMRFVLGTTDIEASAAQLLGIAPTPGEWSWA, from the coding sequence ATGCCTGCCCTGCTCCCGTCAGCCTCAACCAATTTGCTGCGCCACGTGGCGCCAGACACCTTGACGCGCCTAGCCGACTTGCATGCCCGCTTTGGCACCTCGCTCGCGGCTGGCACGAATGCGCAAATCGGCAGCCATACCTCGGCGCGGCGCGGCCACTCCGTCGAATTCCACGAGCACCGCGACTATACCCACGGCGACGACGTGCGGCATGTCGACTGGCGCGGCTCGGCGCGCCGCGATCGCCTCATCGTTAAGCGCTTTGACCATGAGGGCCAAGTCACGCGGGCGCTGCTCGTAGACGCCAGCGCCTCGATGCACATAGGCGGCGAGGCGCCGTCCAAGCTGCAATTTGCCTGCACCTGCCTTTCGGTTGTGGGCCATGTGCTGGCGCAAGGCGGCGATCCCTTGCGCGTCGCGGCGCTGGCTGAGCGCGCGCTTGGCACCGCGGTGCTGAGCAATCAGCTGCCCTTGCGCGAGGCGCTCGCTGGCCTAGCGGACATCGCGAGCCTTGCCGGCAAGGGCACGCGCGGGCTCGCCGCCGACCTCGAGCACATTGGCACGCAGCTGGCACATCACCCCAGCGAGATTATCATCGCCTCGGATTTTTTTGATCGCAGCGATAGCCTGCGCATGTTGCGCGCGCTGGCGCTGCGCGGCCATGCGGTGACCGTCTTCATGGTGCTTGCGCCCAGCGAGCAAACCTTGCCGTTTCGCGGCATCACCACGTTCGTGTCGCCCGAATCGGGACAGCGCATGATGACCAACCCCGCCGATATTCGGCTGCGCTACGTCGCCGCCATCAAGCAGCACGTGGCGACCTGGCAGGCACAGTGTCACGAGGCTGGGATGCGTTTCGTGCTGGGCACGACGGATATCGAGGCAAGCGCCGCGCAATTGCTCGGCATCGCGCCGACGCCCGGGGAGTGGTCATGGGCTTAG
- a CDS encoding MoxR family ATPase, translating into MTAVSDAASPDDVALLAALADAGQRMRSELGKRIVGQHDVIERLLISLFAGGHALIVGVPGLAKTSLIAALAECLSMSFGRIQFTPDLMPADITGSDVLQHDADGTRRFQFAAGPIFANILLADEINRTPPKTQAALLQAMQEGKVTVGGHTHPLPQPFMVFATQNPIEQQGTYPLPEAQLDRFLMQINIGYPSAAEEAQIAQGHGDAAALTPIVTPADLLAMQALVHRLPTPEHVVLHAVQLTRLTRPDTATSELVRASVAWGAGPRASQSLLLAARARAAAAGRPFVEMADVDAVARPVLEHRLVMSYRGQADGHTPAAIIDHIIERLAAS; encoded by the coding sequence ATGACCGCGGTGTCCGATGCAGCCTCACCAGACGACGTCGCGCTGCTTGCCGCGCTCGCCGACGCCGGGCAGCGCATGCGCAGCGAGCTTGGCAAGCGCATCGTCGGCCAACACGACGTCATCGAGCGCTTGCTCATCAGCCTGTTCGCCGGCGGCCACGCGTTAATCGTCGGCGTGCCAGGCCTCGCCAAGACCTCGCTGATCGCCGCGCTTGCCGAATGTCTCAGCATGTCATTTGGGCGCATTCAATTCACGCCCGATCTCATGCCCGCCGACATCACCGGCAGCGATGTGCTGCAACACGATGCCGACGGCACGCGGCGCTTTCAATTCGCCGCTGGCCCCATCTTTGCCAACATCTTGCTCGCCGATGAGATCAATCGCACGCCACCTAAAACGCAAGCGGCGCTGCTGCAGGCCATGCAGGAGGGCAAGGTAACGGTTGGCGGCCACACGCACCCGCTGCCGCAACCGTTTATGGTCTTCGCGACGCAAAACCCCATCGAGCAACAAGGCACCTACCCCTTGCCCGAGGCGCAGCTCGACCGTTTTTTGATGCAGATCAACATCGGCTATCCGTCCGCCGCCGAGGAGGCGCAAATCGCGCAAGGCCACGGCGATGCCGCGGCGCTAACGCCCATCGTCACCCCGGCCGACTTGCTGGCCATGCAGGCCCTCGTGCATCGGCTGCCGACGCCTGAACACGTCGTGCTGCACGCCGTCCAGCTGACGCGCCTGACACGGCCCGATACGGCGACCTCTGAACTCGTGCGCGCCAGCGTCGCGTGGGGCGCAGGCCCTCGCGCGTCGCAAAGCCTGTTGCTCGCCGCCCGCGCGCGCGCCGCGGCCGCCGGGCGCCCCTTCGTCGAAATGGCCGATGTCGATGCGGTCGCGCGACCCGTGCTCGAGCATCGCCTCGTCATGAGCTATCGCGGTCAGGCCGATGGCCATACGCCGGCGGCGATTATTGATCACATCATCGAAAGACTCGCGGCCTCGTAA
- a CDS encoding sigma-70 family RNA polymerase sigma factor, translated as MREAVSRAEAARDAQCVARVLAGDAEAFRDLFDRYRQRAFILALGVVGNPEDASDVVQDAFVRAYKNLASFAGSSSFYTWFYRIVINLAIDHKRRVKRVKLDDFAEQGGSEGAIALEALAFSNQPLGFDPRKALLDGELSRRIALALAELSEAHRTALVLREIDGLSYEEIADVMACSKGTVMSRLFHARKNMQAKLLDLKDFSTSEASAEFIPTSQRQTEEP; from the coding sequence ATGCGGGAGGCCGTATCACGCGCGGAGGCCGCCCGTGACGCGCAGTGCGTGGCGCGGGTCTTGGCAGGCGATGCGGAGGCCTTTCGCGACCTCTTTGACCGCTACCGCCAGCGCGCGTTCATCCTGGCGTTGGGCGTCGTCGGCAACCCCGAAGACGCCAGCGATGTGGTGCAAGACGCCTTCGTACGCGCCTATAAAAACCTGGCCTCGTTTGCCGGCTCGTCGAGCTTCTACACCTGGTTCTATCGCATCGTCATCAATCTCGCGATCGATCACAAGCGCCGCGTCAAGCGCGTCAAGCTCGACGATTTCGCCGAGCAGGGCGGCTCGGAGGGCGCGATCGCGCTTGAGGCGCTGGCGTTTAGCAACCAGCCCCTTGGCTTTGATCCGCGCAAGGCGCTGCTCGACGGCGAGCTGTCGCGGCGCATTGCCCTGGCGCTGGCCGAGCTGTCGGAGGCGCATCGCACGGCCCTGGTCCTGCGCGAAATTGACGGCCTCTCTTATGAGGAGATTGCCGACGTGATGGCCTGCTCCAAAGGCACCGTCATGTCGCGCTTGTTTCATGCGCGCAAGAATATGCAGGCTAAGCTGCTAGATTTGAAGGATTTTTCAACGTCCGAAGCGAGCGCAGAATTTATACCCACCTCGCAACGTCAGACGGAGGAGCCGTGA